The following proteins come from a genomic window of Nothobranchius furzeri strain GRZ-AD chromosome 1, NfurGRZ-RIMD1, whole genome shotgun sequence:
- the kdm3b gene encoding lysine-specific demethylase 3B isoform X4 yields MGDSLELIGKRLILLLDDGRPANGSEAEQAVWARDWLRGTVRAVSVIGLAAPEVSKGGEATTTSPAAGLTVFVEFENASQRCSWVQVYDGGVKAVMFEDSIVWVTRSDGTRTPGAPMSASAWPALIFRSLVDRVGLGALVPVEYFGNKNLDFLPDNKNIQRFEVDKDMRHPLLLEQPSLQAAISSWRADFELQEIFRKGSYTLQGRLVRVYQPEFEECWASGLVSHHDPISHIMDITLDKGQENQRVDPRVIHVMLTDEEVGKNGRRGKDSDLVKGDGGRRRRTPSEDEEDLNLKRFKGATDCDTSAQISGDSCKAGDSGERVSSTTRNGSSTEGIPPQVNASPTSQMDTSSASSPRYPTRIKENGRLLTTQGAADSTSTLTPNPPPLKPAPSPFSTASFPSLGHMPNLVPGAPAPKPAPSPQPDREEPCQSTFSKTAALVSPGPVTISWSQDSSPSVALSASVGFGPKAPSWGSQTEGSKTVPGFPLAQSVPAAPVFGDVTTQTNGDPATTAAASLSAPRPFGFGFSGAKRETQPQQDQNLFFQCMNQNSGTSPALPPGQPSSKNPNFFTGVSGSLGKEPLGLFMPAASTEGLKKPEQPKVPEALSEGNGVFNKSSAFQGGAAGGHCLGVVSGAQSAIKKNTNYDSSVGVIGLQSKSSDNHQNIFLQSSKASANPFLAYGDKTPQASFTGLTGTEPQTLGAALDSKPNLFSMVELPKGMLSSTFPALSAAGSVSSSTPTPPQTIQSETAMMKKEQEVDEMPTSASGCLVLGSNFPGEMKEVFDQGQKFSLEERGPSSKHDSDSSSNSDLSDLSDNEEGPEKGQIPGERPGLGGTISQKTKVQGAAKSRPRNKPFKVGQSVLKDQSKVRRLKQSGESFLQDGSCISVAPHLHKCRECRLERYRKYRTTDEDSEDDDDPNVACRFFHFRRLAFTRKGILRVEGFLSPQQSDAMAMGLWLPAPAVQEGLDLDTSKYILANVGDQFCQLVMSEKEAMMMVEPHQKVAWKRAVRGVREMCDVCETTLFNIHWVCRKCGFGVCLDCYRLRRNRPREDLDDTPEDDVFSWLKCAKGQPHEPQNLMPTQIIPGTALYNIGDMVHAARGKWGIKANCPCASRHSKSLVRPSAPNGLSQQPTSSSGGGLAAAGPASSTTPKPEGETSVIKTEPSQAAVPSDSGGGETVGTTSSSVSSTSSTPSLPSSSSSSSCHVSQSSAKDSRSSGEGNSSALHWLADLATQKAKDDTKESGSLRSIISRESRPPFGLDSLSALSKPSASSPKLFNSLLLGSSMIQSKPEGSSLRDLLNSGPGKLPQGPGESGVPFPSVFTSASSDKLKSSLPNFLDHIIASVVETKKAEGRRSGTSEGSELGVLGARKEGVMGLSVLEPHTSHTWLCDGRLLCLQDPSNGNNWKIFRECWKQGQPVLVSGIHKRLKSELWLPEAFSEEFGNQDVDLVNCRNCAIISDVKVRDFWDGFQMISTERLQDSDGRPMVLKLKDWPPGEDFRDMMPTRFDDLMENLPLPEYTKRDGRLNLAARLPNFFVRPDLGPKMYNAYGLTSADDRKVGTTNLHLDVSDAVNVMVFVGIPKREDNQEEEVMTTIEEGDVDEMTKRRVHEGKEKPGALWHIYAAKDAEKIRELLRKVGEEQGQENPPDHDPIHDQSWYLDQGLRRRLYEEYGVQGWAIVQFLGDAVFIPAGAPHQVHNLYSCIKVAEDFVSPEHVRHCFRLTQEFRHLSTTHTNHEDKLQVKNIIYHAVKDAVGTLKAHEPKLSRP; encoded by the exons ATGGGGGACTCTCTCGAATTGATCGGGAAGCGTCTGATTTTGCTCCTGGACGACGGCAGGCCAGCGAATGGATCCGAGGCGGAGCAGGCTGTCTGGGCCCGGGACTGGCTCCGAGGAACGGTGCGGGCGGTGAGCGTCATCGGCCTGGCCGCTCCGGAGGTTAGCAAAGGAGGAGAGGCGACAACAACAAGCCCAGCTGCAGGGCTGACG GTGTTTGTGGAGTTTGAAAACGCATCGCAGAGATGTTCATGGGTGCAGGTGTATGATGGGGGCGTGAAGGCCGTGATGTTTGAAGACTCCATCGTTTGGGTGACCCGCAGCGACGGTACCAGGACACCCGGAGCGCCGATGTCAGCATCAGCCTGGCCTGCTCTG ATTTTCCGCTCGCTGGTGGACAGAGTGGGGTTAGGAGCGCTGGTGCCCGTGGAGTACTTTGGAAACAAGAATTTAGATTTTTTGCCTGATAATAAAAACATCCAGAGATTTGAG GTTGATAAAGACATGAGACACCCCTTGTTGCTGGAGCAGCCCTCGCTGCAGGCTGCCATCTCCAGCTGGCGCGCTGACTTTGAGCTGCAGGAGATTTTCAGGAAGG GTTCCTACACCCTTCAAGGACGTCTGGTTCGTGTGTACCAGCCAGAGTTTGAGGAGTGCTGGGCCTCTGGACTGGTCTCGCATCACGATCCAATCTCTCACATCATGGACATTACTTTGGACAAG GGACAAGAGAATCAGAGGGTAGACCCTCGTGTCATACACGTCATGCTAACAGACGAAGAG GTTGGTAAGAACGGACGACGAGGTAAGGACAGTGACTTGGTGAAGGGGGATGGTGGACGCAGACGTAGGACTCCCTCTGAGGATGAGGAGGACTTGAACTTGAAACGGTTTAAAGGAGCTACAGATTGTGACACAAGTGCACAAATATCTGGGGACTCCTGTAAAGCTGGAGACTCTGGAGAACGAGTCAGCAGCACAACCAGAAACGGAAGCTCCACAGAGGGAATCCCCCCCCAGGTGAACGCCAGTCCCACGTCCCAGATGGACACGTCGAGTGCCTCGTCTCCTCGTTATCCCACTCGCATCAAGGAGAACGGTCGCCTCCTCACTACACAGGGAGCAGCAGACTCCACCAGCACTCTCACCCCCAATCCTCCCCCCCTCAAACCGGCGCCCTCCCCCTTCTCCACGGCCTCTTTTCCCTCTCTAGGGCATATGCCGAATCTGGTCCCCGGAGCTCCAGCCCCGAAGCCCGCCCCATCTCCTCAGCCTGACCGAGAGGAGCCCTGCCAGTCAACGTTCTCTAAAACCGCTGCTCTCGTGTCCCCGGGGCCAGTCactatttcctggtcccaggacaGCAGCCCCAGCGTGGCTCTGTCTGCGTCTGTGGGTTTCGGTCCTAAAGCTCCTTCCTGGGGAAGCCAGACTGAG ggCTCAAAAACAGTACCGGGTTTTCCCCTGGCCCAATCGGTGCCCGCTGCTCCTGTATTTGGAGACGTTACCACTCAGACCAACGGGGACCCCGCCACTACTGCAGCAGCTTCCCTGAGTGCTCCAAGGCCTTTTGGCTTTGGCTTTAGTGGAGCCAAGCGTGAGACTCAGCCTCAGCAAGACCAAAACCTGTTTTTTCAGTGCATGAATCAGAATTCTGGCACCAGCCCAGCCCTTCCACCGGGTCAGCCCTCCTCCAAGAACCCAAATTTCTTCACTGGAGTGTCTGGGAGTCTGGGAAAAGAGCCTCTGGGCCTTTTCATGCCTGCAGCCTCCACTGAAGGGCTAAAAAAGCCTGAGCAGCCCAAAGTGCCTGAGGCCCTTTCAGAAGGAAACGGTGTGTTCAACAAATCATCTGCCTTCCAGGGtggcgctgcaggaggacactgtCTCGGCGTGGTCTCCGGAGCCCAAAGTGCCATTAAGAAGAACACTAATTATGACAGTTCTGTAGGTGTGATAGGGCTGCAGTCAAAGTCTTCAGACAACCACCAGAACATTTTTCTGCAGTCCTCCAAAGCATCTGCAAATCCGTTTCTGGCATATGGGGATAAAACCCCTCAAGCTTCTTTTACTGGCCTCACTGGGACTGAGCCACAAACTCTGGGTGCTGCCTTGGACAGCAAACCGAACCTGTTCAGCATGGTGGAGCTGCCTAAAGGTATGCTGTCCTCTACTTTCCCAGCACTCTCAGCAGCTGGTTCTGTCAGTTCTTCCACTCCTACGCCACCTCAGACGATACAAAGTGAGACAGCTATGATGAAGAAGGAGCAAGAAGTGGATGAGATGCCCACCTCTGCCTCAGGCTGCCTTGTGCTTGGCAGTAACTTTCCTGGTGAAATGAAGGAGGTCTTTGACCAGGGTCAGAAGTTTAGCCTGGAGGAAAGAGGCCCGTCTTCTAAACACGACTCTGACTCCAGCAGCAACAGCGACCTGTCGgacctgagcgacaacgaggaggGCCCCGAGAAAGGCCAGATCCCAGGAGAACGCCCCGGCCTGGGTGGAACCATTTCACAGAAAACTAAAGTCCAAGGGGCCGCCAAGAGCCGCCCACGGAACAAGCCTTTCAAAG TGGGCCAGTCTGTACTCAAAGATCAGAGCAAAGTGCGCCGTCTGAAGCAGTCCGGTGAGTCCTTCCTTCAGGACGGCTCCTGCATCAGTGTGGCTCCTCACCTGCACAAGTGCCGCGAGTGCCGACTGGAGCGTTACCGTAAATATCGAACCACTGATGAAGACAGTGAGGATGACGATGACCCAAATGTGGCCTGTCGTTTCTTCCACTTCAGAAG GTTGGCTTTCACACGTAAAGGAATACTCCGCGTGGAGGGCTTCTTGAGTCCTCAGCAGAGCGACGCCATGGCTATGGGTCTTTGGTTGCCTGCACCAGCGGTTCAAGAAGGCCTGGACCTCGATACATCCAAGTACATTCTGGCCAACGTGGGAGACCAGTTCTGTCAGTTGGTCATGTCTGAGAAGGAGGCCATGATGATGGTGGAGCCTCACC AAAAAGTGGCCTGGAAACGTGCCGTGCGTGGTGTCCGAGAAATGTGTGACGTGTGTGAGACGACCTTGTTCAACATCCACTGGGTCTGTCGCAAGTGTGGCTTTGGGGTGTGTCTGGACTGCTATCGGCTCCGCAGGAACAGGCCAAGAGAAG ATTTGGATGACACGCCAGAAGATGATGTTTTCTCTTGGTTAAAGTGTGCCAAAGGCCAGCCTCACGAGCCACAAAACCTCATGCCAACGCAAATTATACCTGGAACAG CTCTTTACAATATAGGTGACATGGTGCACGCCGCAAGAGGCAAGTGGGGTATAAAAGCCAACTGTCCCTGTGCCAGTCGACACTCCAAGTCTCTGGTGCGCCCTTCCGCCCCCAATGGCCTTTCACAG cagccTACGTCTAGCAGTGGAGGTGGCCTTGCAGCTGCAGGACCTGCCTCTAGCACGACTccaaaaccagagggagaaacgtcGGTGATCAAAACAGAGCCTTCACAAGCAGCCGTGCCCTCAGATAGTGGGGGTGGTGAAACTGTGGGCACCACCAGTAGCTCTGTTAGTAGCACCTCCAGTACCCCctccctcccctcctcctcctcctcctcctcctgtcacGTCTCTCAGTCTTCTGCCAAGGACTCACGCTCTTCAGGAGAAGGCAACAGTTCTGCGCTGCACTGGCTGGCAGATTTGGCCACCCAGAAAGCGAAGGATGACACCAAGG AATCTGGTTCTCTTCGCTCCATAATAAGCCGAGAAAGCCGGCCTCCCTTCGGCCTGGACTCACTCAGTGCCCTTTCAAAGCCGTCTGCTTCCAGCCCAAAGTTATTTAACAGCTTGTTACTCGGCTCCAGCATGATCCAGTCCAAACCTGAGGGGTCAAGCCTCCGGGACCTGCTCAACTCTGGACCGGGCAAGCTGCCTCAAGGCCCTGGAGAGAGTGGTGTACCGTTCCCCTCCGTTTTTACCTCGGCAAGC AGTGACAAGCTGAAGAGCAGCTTACCAAACTTCCTGGATCACATCATTGCCTCAGTCGTGGAGACCAAGAAAGCAGAGGGCCGTCGCTCTGGGACCTCTGAGGGCAGCGAACTTGGCGTGTTGGGGGCCCGTAAAGAAGGAGTAATGGGTCTCAGTGTTTTGGAACCACATACCTCACACACTTGGCTCTGTGATGGGCGACTCCTTTGCCTGCAGGATCCCAGCAACGGCAACAACTGGAAGATCTTCAGAGAGTGCTGGAAGCAAGGCCAA CCTGTGTTGGTGTCAGGAATCCATAAACGCCTGAAATCTGAGCTGTGGCTGCCTGAGGCCTTCAGTGAGGAGTTTGGTAACCAGGATGTGGACCTGGTCAACTGTAGAAACTGTGCTATTATTTCAGATGTAAAGGTGCGAGACTTCTGGGACGGTTTTCAGATGATCTCTA CAGAGCGACTGCAGGACAGCGATGGCAGGCCCATGGTGTTAAAGTTAAAGGACTGGCCTCCGGGCGAAGACTTCAGGGACATGATGCCCACTAG GTTTGATGATTTGATGGAAAACCTCCCGCTGCCAGAGTACACAAAGAGAGACGGCCGTCTAAACCTTGCTGCACGCTTGCCCAACTTCTTTGTGCGTCCTGACCTTGGACCAAAGATGTACAACGCCTATG GCTTGACGTCAGCAGACGACAGAAAGGTCGGAACCACCAACCTTCATTTGGATGTGTCTGACGCCGTCAACGTCATGGTTTTTGTTGGCATCCCTAAAAGAGAAGACAACCAAGAGGAAG AGGTCATGACCACCATAGAGGAGGGCGATGTGGATGAAATGACCAAGAGGAGGGTGCATGAAGGGAAGGAGAAGCCTGGAGCTCTCTGGCACATCTATGCTGCCAAAGATGCTGAGAAGATCAGAGAACTGCTCCGCAAG GTGGGAGAGGAGCAAGGTCAGGAGAACCCTCCAGACCATGACCCTATTCATGACCAGAGCTGGTACCTTGACCAGGGGCTCAGACGCAGACTCTATGAGGAGTACGGCGTCCAGGGCTGGGCCATTGTACAGTTCCTAGGAGATGCTGTGTTTATCcctgctggagctcctcaccag GTACACAACTTGTATAGCTGTATCAAGGTGGCAGAGGACTTCGTGTCTCCTGAGCATGTGAGGCACTGTTTCAGACTGACGCAGGAGTTCAGACACCTTTCAACAACTCATACAAACCATGAAGACAAGCTACAG GTGAAGAACATCATCTATCATGCAGTGAAGGATGCTGTCGGAACACTGAAGGCACATGAACCTAAGCTGTCACGCCCTTAA
- the kdm3b gene encoding lysine-specific demethylase 3B isoform X2 yields the protein MGDSLELIGKRLILLLDDGRPANGSEAEQAVWARDWLRGTVRAVSVIGLAAPEVSKGGEATTTSPAAGLTVFVEFENASQRCSWVQVYDGGVKAVMFEDSIVWVTRSDGTRTPGAPMSASAWPALIFRSLVDRVGLGALVPVEYFGNKNLDFLPDNKNIQRFEVDKDMRHPLLLEQPSLQAAISSWRADFELQEIFRKGSYTLQGRLVRVYQPEFEECWASGLVSHHDPISHIMDITLDKGQENQRVDPRVIHVMLTDEEVGKNGRRGKDSDLVKGDGGRRRRTPSEDEEDLNLKRFKGATDCDTSAQISGDSCKAGDSGERVSSTTRNGSSTEGIPPQVNASPTSQMDTSSASSPRYPTRIKENGRLLTTQGAADSTSTLTPNPPPLKPAPSPFSTASFPSLGHMPNLVPGAPAPKPAPSPQPDREEPCQSTFSKTAALVSPGPVTISWSQDSSPSVALSASVGFGPKAPSWGSQTEGSKTVPGFPLAQSVPAAPVFGDVTTQTNGDPATTAAASLSAPRPFGFGFSGAKRETQPQQDQNLFFQCMNQNSGTSPALPPGQPSSKNPNFFTGVSGSLGKEPLGLFMPAASTEGLKKPEQPKVPEALSEGNGVFNKSSAFQGGAAGGHCLGVVSGAQSAIKKNTNYDSSVGVIGLQSKSSDNHQNIFLQSSKASANPFLAYGDKTPQASFTGLTGTEPQTLGAALDSKPNLFSMVELPKGMLSSTFPALSAAGSVSSSTPTPPQTIQSETAMMKKEQEVDEMPTSASGCLVLGSNFPGEMKEVFDQGQKFSLEERGPSSKHDSDSSSNSDLSDLSDNEEGPEKGQIPGERPGLGGTISQKTKVQGAAKSRPRNKPFKVGQSVLKDQSKVRRLKQSGESFLQDGSCISVAPHLHKCRECRLERYRKYRTTDEDSEDDDDPNVACRFFHFRRLAFTRKGILRVEGFLSPQQSDAMAMGLWLPAPAVQEGLDLDTSKYILANVGDQFCQLVMSEKEAMMMVEPHQKVAWKRAVRGVREMCDVCETTLFNIHWVCRKCGFGVCLDCYRLRRNRPREDLDDTPEDDVFSWLKCAKGQPHEPQNLMPTQIIPGTALYNIGDMVHAARGKWGIKANCPCASRHSKSLVRPSAPNGLSQQPTSSSGGGLAAAGPASSTTPKPEGETSVIKTEPSQAAVPSDSGGGETVGTTSSSVSSTSSTPSLPSSSSSSSCHVSQSSAKDSRSSGEGNSSALHWLADLATQKAKDDTKESGSLRSIISRESRPPFGLDSLSALSKPSASSPKLFNSLLLGSSMIQSKPEGSSLRDLLNSGPGKLPQGPGESGVPFPSVFTSASSDKLKSSLPNFLDHIIASVVETKKAEGRRSGTSEGSELGVLGARKEGVMGLSVLEPHTSHTWLCDGRLLCLQDPSNGNNWKIFRECWKQGQPVLVSGIHKRLKSELWLPEAFSEEFGNQDVDLVNCRNCAIISDVKVRDFWDGFQMISKRLQDSDGRPMVLKLKDWPPGEDFRDMMPTRFDDLMENLPLPEYTKRDGRLNLAARLPNFFVRPDLGPKMYNAYGLTSADDRKVGTTNLHLDVSDAVNVMVFVGIPKREDNQEEEAEISGYKEVMTTIEEGDVDEMTKRRVHEGKEKPGALWHIYAAKDAEKIRELLRKVGEEQGQENPPDHDPIHDQSWYLDQGLRRRLYEEYGVQGWAIVQFLGDAVFIPAGAPHQVHNLYSCIKVAEDFVSPEHVRHCFRLTQEFRHLSTTHTNHEDKLQVKNIIYHAVKDAVGTLKAHEPKLSRP from the exons ATGGGGGACTCTCTCGAATTGATCGGGAAGCGTCTGATTTTGCTCCTGGACGACGGCAGGCCAGCGAATGGATCCGAGGCGGAGCAGGCTGTCTGGGCCCGGGACTGGCTCCGAGGAACGGTGCGGGCGGTGAGCGTCATCGGCCTGGCCGCTCCGGAGGTTAGCAAAGGAGGAGAGGCGACAACAACAAGCCCAGCTGCAGGGCTGACG GTGTTTGTGGAGTTTGAAAACGCATCGCAGAGATGTTCATGGGTGCAGGTGTATGATGGGGGCGTGAAGGCCGTGATGTTTGAAGACTCCATCGTTTGGGTGACCCGCAGCGACGGTACCAGGACACCCGGAGCGCCGATGTCAGCATCAGCCTGGCCTGCTCTG ATTTTCCGCTCGCTGGTGGACAGAGTGGGGTTAGGAGCGCTGGTGCCCGTGGAGTACTTTGGAAACAAGAATTTAGATTTTTTGCCTGATAATAAAAACATCCAGAGATTTGAG GTTGATAAAGACATGAGACACCCCTTGTTGCTGGAGCAGCCCTCGCTGCAGGCTGCCATCTCCAGCTGGCGCGCTGACTTTGAGCTGCAGGAGATTTTCAGGAAGG GTTCCTACACCCTTCAAGGACGTCTGGTTCGTGTGTACCAGCCAGAGTTTGAGGAGTGCTGGGCCTCTGGACTGGTCTCGCATCACGATCCAATCTCTCACATCATGGACATTACTTTGGACAAG GGACAAGAGAATCAGAGGGTAGACCCTCGTGTCATACACGTCATGCTAACAGACGAAGAG GTTGGTAAGAACGGACGACGAGGTAAGGACAGTGACTTGGTGAAGGGGGATGGTGGACGCAGACGTAGGACTCCCTCTGAGGATGAGGAGGACTTGAACTTGAAACGGTTTAAAGGAGCTACAGATTGTGACACAAGTGCACAAATATCTGGGGACTCCTGTAAAGCTGGAGACTCTGGAGAACGAGTCAGCAGCACAACCAGAAACGGAAGCTCCACAGAGGGAATCCCCCCCCAGGTGAACGCCAGTCCCACGTCCCAGATGGACACGTCGAGTGCCTCGTCTCCTCGTTATCCCACTCGCATCAAGGAGAACGGTCGCCTCCTCACTACACAGGGAGCAGCAGACTCCACCAGCACTCTCACCCCCAATCCTCCCCCCCTCAAACCGGCGCCCTCCCCCTTCTCCACGGCCTCTTTTCCCTCTCTAGGGCATATGCCGAATCTGGTCCCCGGAGCTCCAGCCCCGAAGCCCGCCCCATCTCCTCAGCCTGACCGAGAGGAGCCCTGCCAGTCAACGTTCTCTAAAACCGCTGCTCTCGTGTCCCCGGGGCCAGTCactatttcctggtcccaggacaGCAGCCCCAGCGTGGCTCTGTCTGCGTCTGTGGGTTTCGGTCCTAAAGCTCCTTCCTGGGGAAGCCAGACTGAG ggCTCAAAAACAGTACCGGGTTTTCCCCTGGCCCAATCGGTGCCCGCTGCTCCTGTATTTGGAGACGTTACCACTCAGACCAACGGGGACCCCGCCACTACTGCAGCAGCTTCCCTGAGTGCTCCAAGGCCTTTTGGCTTTGGCTTTAGTGGAGCCAAGCGTGAGACTCAGCCTCAGCAAGACCAAAACCTGTTTTTTCAGTGCATGAATCAGAATTCTGGCACCAGCCCAGCCCTTCCACCGGGTCAGCCCTCCTCCAAGAACCCAAATTTCTTCACTGGAGTGTCTGGGAGTCTGGGAAAAGAGCCTCTGGGCCTTTTCATGCCTGCAGCCTCCACTGAAGGGCTAAAAAAGCCTGAGCAGCCCAAAGTGCCTGAGGCCCTTTCAGAAGGAAACGGTGTGTTCAACAAATCATCTGCCTTCCAGGGtggcgctgcaggaggacactgtCTCGGCGTGGTCTCCGGAGCCCAAAGTGCCATTAAGAAGAACACTAATTATGACAGTTCTGTAGGTGTGATAGGGCTGCAGTCAAAGTCTTCAGACAACCACCAGAACATTTTTCTGCAGTCCTCCAAAGCATCTGCAAATCCGTTTCTGGCATATGGGGATAAAACCCCTCAAGCTTCTTTTACTGGCCTCACTGGGACTGAGCCACAAACTCTGGGTGCTGCCTTGGACAGCAAACCGAACCTGTTCAGCATGGTGGAGCTGCCTAAAGGTATGCTGTCCTCTACTTTCCCAGCACTCTCAGCAGCTGGTTCTGTCAGTTCTTCCACTCCTACGCCACCTCAGACGATACAAAGTGAGACAGCTATGATGAAGAAGGAGCAAGAAGTGGATGAGATGCCCACCTCTGCCTCAGGCTGCCTTGTGCTTGGCAGTAACTTTCCTGGTGAAATGAAGGAGGTCTTTGACCAGGGTCAGAAGTTTAGCCTGGAGGAAAGAGGCCCGTCTTCTAAACACGACTCTGACTCCAGCAGCAACAGCGACCTGTCGgacctgagcgacaacgaggaggGCCCCGAGAAAGGCCAGATCCCAGGAGAACGCCCCGGCCTGGGTGGAACCATTTCACAGAAAACTAAAGTCCAAGGGGCCGCCAAGAGCCGCCCACGGAACAAGCCTTTCAAAG TGGGCCAGTCTGTACTCAAAGATCAGAGCAAAGTGCGCCGTCTGAAGCAGTCCGGTGAGTCCTTCCTTCAGGACGGCTCCTGCATCAGTGTGGCTCCTCACCTGCACAAGTGCCGCGAGTGCCGACTGGAGCGTTACCGTAAATATCGAACCACTGATGAAGACAGTGAGGATGACGATGACCCAAATGTGGCCTGTCGTTTCTTCCACTTCAGAAG GTTGGCTTTCACACGTAAAGGAATACTCCGCGTGGAGGGCTTCTTGAGTCCTCAGCAGAGCGACGCCATGGCTATGGGTCTTTGGTTGCCTGCACCAGCGGTTCAAGAAGGCCTGGACCTCGATACATCCAAGTACATTCTGGCCAACGTGGGAGACCAGTTCTGTCAGTTGGTCATGTCTGAGAAGGAGGCCATGATGATGGTGGAGCCTCACC AAAAAGTGGCCTGGAAACGTGCCGTGCGTGGTGTCCGAGAAATGTGTGACGTGTGTGAGACGACCTTGTTCAACATCCACTGGGTCTGTCGCAAGTGTGGCTTTGGGGTGTGTCTGGACTGCTATCGGCTCCGCAGGAACAGGCCAAGAGAAG ATTTGGATGACACGCCAGAAGATGATGTTTTCTCTTGGTTAAAGTGTGCCAAAGGCCAGCCTCACGAGCCACAAAACCTCATGCCAACGCAAATTATACCTGGAACAG CTCTTTACAATATAGGTGACATGGTGCACGCCGCAAGAGGCAAGTGGGGTATAAAAGCCAACTGTCCCTGTGCCAGTCGACACTCCAAGTCTCTGGTGCGCCCTTCCGCCCCCAATGGCCTTTCACAG cagccTACGTCTAGCAGTGGAGGTGGCCTTGCAGCTGCAGGACCTGCCTCTAGCACGACTccaaaaccagagggagaaacgtcGGTGATCAAAACAGAGCCTTCACAAGCAGCCGTGCCCTCAGATAGTGGGGGTGGTGAAACTGTGGGCACCACCAGTAGCTCTGTTAGTAGCACCTCCAGTACCCCctccctcccctcctcctcctcctcctcctcctgtcacGTCTCTCAGTCTTCTGCCAAGGACTCACGCTCTTCAGGAGAAGGCAACAGTTCTGCGCTGCACTGGCTGGCAGATTTGGCCACCCAGAAAGCGAAGGATGACACCAAGG AATCTGGTTCTCTTCGCTCCATAATAAGCCGAGAAAGCCGGCCTCCCTTCGGCCTGGACTCACTCAGTGCCCTTTCAAAGCCGTCTGCTTCCAGCCCAAAGTTATTTAACAGCTTGTTACTCGGCTCCAGCATGATCCAGTCCAAACCTGAGGGGTCAAGCCTCCGGGACCTGCTCAACTCTGGACCGGGCAAGCTGCCTCAAGGCCCTGGAGAGAGTGGTGTACCGTTCCCCTCCGTTTTTACCTCGGCAAGC AGTGACAAGCTGAAGAGCAGCTTACCAAACTTCCTGGATCACATCATTGCCTCAGTCGTGGAGACCAAGAAAGCAGAGGGCCGTCGCTCTGGGACCTCTGAGGGCAGCGAACTTGGCGTGTTGGGGGCCCGTAAAGAAGGAGTAATGGGTCTCAGTGTTTTGGAACCACATACCTCACACACTTGGCTCTGTGATGGGCGACTCCTTTGCCTGCAGGATCCCAGCAACGGCAACAACTGGAAGATCTTCAGAGAGTGCTGGAAGCAAGGCCAA CCTGTGTTGGTGTCAGGAATCCATAAACGCCTGAAATCTGAGCTGTGGCTGCCTGAGGCCTTCAGTGAGGAGTTTGGTAACCAGGATGTGGACCTGGTCAACTGTAGAAACTGTGCTATTATTTCAGATGTAAAGGTGCGAGACTTCTGGGACGGTTTTCAGATGATCTCTA AGCGACTGCAGGACAGCGATGGCAGGCCCATGGTGTTAAAGTTAAAGGACTGGCCTCCGGGCGAAGACTTCAGGGACATGATGCCCACTAG GTTTGATGATTTGATGGAAAACCTCCCGCTGCCAGAGTACACAAAGAGAGACGGCCGTCTAAACCTTGCTGCACGCTTGCCCAACTTCTTTGTGCGTCCTGACCTTGGACCAAAGATGTACAACGCCTATG GCTTGACGTCAGCAGACGACAGAAAGGTCGGAACCACCAACCTTCATTTGGATGTGTCTGACGCCGTCAACGTCATGGTTTTTGTTGGCATCCCTAAAAGAGAAGACAACCAAGAGGAAG AGGCAGAAATCTCTGGATACAAAG AGGTCATGACCACCATAGAGGAGGGCGATGTGGATGAAATGACCAAGAGGAGGGTGCATGAAGGGAAGGAGAAGCCTGGAGCTCTCTGGCACATCTATGCTGCCAAAGATGCTGAGAAGATCAGAGAACTGCTCCGCAAG GTGGGAGAGGAGCAAGGTCAGGAGAACCCTCCAGACCATGACCCTATTCATGACCAGAGCTGGTACCTTGACCAGGGGCTCAGACGCAGACTCTATGAGGAGTACGGCGTCCAGGGCTGGGCCATTGTACAGTTCCTAGGAGATGCTGTGTTTATCcctgctggagctcctcaccag GTACACAACTTGTATAGCTGTATCAAGGTGGCAGAGGACTTCGTGTCTCCTGAGCATGTGAGGCACTGTTTCAGACTGACGCAGGAGTTCAGACACCTTTCAACAACTCATACAAACCATGAAGACAAGCTACAG GTGAAGAACATCATCTATCATGCAGTGAAGGATGCTGTCGGAACACTGAAGGCACATGAACCTAAGCTGTCACGCCCTTAA